TAATAACAAAGAAAAATTTAATTAAAGAAGGAAGAGATAAATAATGTATAATGTTAAATCAAAAGTAGCAACAGAGTTTATTGATGATGAAGAAATACTAGAAAGTCTTAAATTTGCTAAGAAAAATAAGAACAACAGAGAATTAATTAATGAAATTTTAGAAAAGGCTAAAGAATGTAAGGGACTTTCACATAGAGAAGCAATAGTTTTGCTTGAATGTGAATTAGAAGATGAAAATGAAAAAATGTACAAACTTGCACAAGAAATTAAACAAAGATTTTATGGAAATAGAATAGTAATGTTTGCTCCATTATATCTTTCTAATTATTGTGTAAATGGATGTACTTATTGTCCATATCATCATAAAAATAAACATATAACAAGAAAGAAACTTACTCAAGAAGAAATTAAGAGAGAAGTAATTGCGCTACAAGATCTTGGACATAAAAGACTTGCATTAGAAACAGGAGAAGATCCAATAAATTCTCCACTTGAATATGTACTTGAAAGTATAAAGACTATATATAGCATAAAACACAAGAATGGCGCTATTAGAAGAGTTAATGTAAATATTGCAGCTACAACTGTTGAAAATTATAGGAAATTAAATGAAGCAGGAATTGGAACATACATCTTATTTCAAGAAACATATAATAAGAAAATATATGAAGAACTTCATCCAACAGGTCCAAAACATGATTATGCGTATCATACAGAAGCAATGGATAGAGCTATGGAAGGTGGAATTGATGATGTTGGAATAGGCGTATTATTTGGATTAAACATGTATAGATATGATTTTATTGGATTGCTTATGCATGCAGAACATTTAGAAGCGGCAAAGGGCGTTGGACCACATACAATAAGTGTACCAAGAATAAGGTCTGCCGATGATATAGATCCAGAAAACTTTTCAAATGGAATTTCAGATGATATCTTTGCTAAGATAGTTGCAGTACTTAGAATTTCAGTACCATATACTGGTATTCTTATTTCAACTAGAGAATCTCAAGAGTCAAGAGAAAAAGTACTTCAACTTGGAGCTTCTCAAATAAGTGGAGCATCATCTACAAGTGTTGGTGGATATGCTGAAAAAGAGAAAAAAGAAGAGAATTCAGCTCAATTTGATATCAGTGATGATAGAACTTTAGATGAAATAGTAAATTGGTTACTTGAACTAGGATATATTCCAAGCTTCTGTACTGCTTGCTATAGAGAAGGAAGAACAGGTGACAGATTTATGAGTCTTGTTAAATCTGGGCAAATAGCAAACTGCTGTCAACCTAATGCACTTATGACTTTAAAAGAGTATTTAGAAGACTATGCATCTGAAGACACAAAAAGAAAAGGTGAAGAAGTAATTAAAAATGAAATTCCAAGGATTTCAAATGAAAAAGTTAGAAAAATTGCTGAAGAAAATTTAAGTAAGTTAAATGAAGGAAAACGTGATTTTAGATTTTAATAACAATGAAGAAATAAGGTGGATAATTGCTAATATTAGCATTAATTCACCTTATTTTTTCATTTTTTTATATATATTTCCAATATAACGTTTACAGATTTAATATGTTAGATTATAATAAAATAATAGTCCAAACTATTACAATTAAATAAATAATAATACAAATAATTATTTTATATAAAGAATTAGCATAATAAATGAGTAAAAAGTATGTGAGAGATATTATATATTAGGAGGAAAGATTAATATGAATATATTGAAGAAAGTAAAATCTAAATTAATAGTTGCATTTTTGATTGTATCTATTTTGATTGGAGTAGTGGGTACTATCGGAGTAGTATCGTTAAAAAATGTAAATAATAAAGCAACAGAAATGTATACGGTAAGTCTTCAACACGTTAATCAAATATTATCCATAAAGGCTAATGTTCTACAAATTAAAAGTGATATTTTAATTATTATCTATGAAAAGGATAAATATAAAGTTGAAGAGTCAAAAAAAAGTATCAATTCTGCAATAAATGAGAATGACAAATACTTATCTGATTATGAAAACTCTCAAATGACAAAAGAAGAAGGAATAGTATGGGCAGAGTTTAATGAAAGTATGAAAAGATATAAAGATATTAGAGACAAAGTAATGGAATATGTTTCGTCTAATAATTTAGATGAGGCACAAAAAAAGTATTTAGAAATGGTACCTGTTCAGACGAATATGATTTATAATGTTAGTAAAGTTATTGATATGAATTTATTGCAAGCTAAATTAGCAAAAGAAAATATTACGTATACATATTCAAATGCTAATATAACAATTGTTATATTAACTTTTACTGGTTTTATAATTGCAATTATACTTGGTTTGATTATGTCAAACAATGTAAATAAACCTTTAAAAAAAATAAAAACTTTTGCAGAGAGGTTAGCGTTATATGATTTCTCCAATCCGATTATTATTAATAGAAAAGATGAATTTGGACAAACTAGTGTTGCTTTAAATAAAGCACAAGAAAATGTAAATTATTTAGTTAAGCAAATCATTGAACAATCTCAGGATATAAGTGCATCTAGCGAAGAGCTTTCAGCAACAGCGGAAGAATTATCCTCTAAAGTTGTATGCGTAGATCAAGCAGTAAATAATATTGCAGCTGGTATGCAAGAGTCTAGTGCTACATCAGAAGAAATAAGTGCTTCGGTTCAAGAAGTAGATTCAAGTATTAATGAACTTTCAGAAAAGGCTATGGAAGGAAGTAATAATGCAATTGAATCTAAAGAAAGAGCTTCAGGAGTTCAAAATAATAGTAGGCAAGCTATTGATGAAACACTAAAACTATATGATGAAAAGAAAAAAAATATGTTACAGGTTATTGAGAATGGAAAAGTAGTAGATAATATTAAGATTATGGCGGATACTATAGGAAGTATAGCTGAACAAACAAATTTACTTGCACTAAATGCAGCTATAGAAGCAGCAAGAGCTGGCGAACAAGGTAAGGGATTTGCAGTTGTTGCAGACGAGGTGAGAAACCTTTCAGAGCAGTCATCACAAGCTGTAATAGGAATTAAGGATACTATTATTACTGTTCAGGAGGCGTTTAAAAATAGTATTGATACTGGAAAGGATATACTGAAATTTATTAATACTGATGTGAATAAGCAACTTAATGCATATGCAGAAACAGGTAAACAGTATTATAATGATTCTGATTTTGTAAGTAAAATGTCGGAAGAAATAGCATCTATGTCAGAAGAAATTACAGCTACAGTAAGTCAAGTAAATAAAGCTATACAAACTATGGCATACACATCGCAAAAATCTACTGAACAAGCTGAAGAAATAAAAGACAGTATGAATGAAACTACAAAAGCTATAGAACAAGTGTCATTAACAGCACAAAGCCAATCAGAACTTGCTCAAAAACTTAATGAAATTGTACAAAGGTTTAAGATTTAATCATTACATGTAAAAATGATTTAGGCACATTATCTTCTGTTTTTTGTTGTTTTTATAATTAGTATCATAAAATATGTAGTGTGGAAAATTATATATATCACATAATAAACTTGTTAATATAATTAACAAGTTTATTATGTGTGTAGGTGAAAGATAGTGGTTACCTTCCTGTGTAGATTTGAGGTATAACTATGGTTTTCTTTTTAAGGAAATTCGACTCGAATGCGCCCCCTGATTAAGTGATTCACACCAAATCTTTTTAAAAGGAAGTTAACTTATGTACATAAGTTAACTAAGTTCAAGGAACTAAATCAAAGATGCCCACAAGGGGAAAGTTCGAAGAACGAAATATAAAATTTCGATTCTCACTTTTGGACTTTCACTTATCTACTTAAGAAATTCGATAAAAGTGTGAAGAATTTCGTATGGAGAGTAAATTGTAAAGGGTTTATAATGAATACTGTAAACAAATAACAAATAATACATTTCGTTTACGAAGATTAGATAAGTGTTAGATAAGAATATGGAGGGGTAAAAAATGAAAAGGTTTAAAAATTTATTAACAATTGTTATGGCTGCAACTATGATTGCTGCAACAATGGTAGGGTGCGGAGCAAGCAAGACTGCTCAACCAGATACAGCTAAAAAGGCTGAAACAAAAAATGTTTTAATAGGTTCTGCTATCTATAAGTTTGATGATACATTCATGACAGGCGTTCGTACTGCTATGGAAGGACAAGCTAAGGAAAAAGGATCAACTCTTGAATTAGTGGATTCACAAAACAAACAACCTACACAAAACGAACAAGTTGATACATTTATTACAAAAGGTGTAAATGCTTTAGCAGTAAATCCAGTTGATAGAACAGCTGCAGGTCCACTTATTGCAAAAGCAAAAGAAAAAAGTATTCCAATTGTATTCTTAAACCGTGAACCAGAGAAAGCAGATATGGATGGTTATGATAAAGTTTGGTATGTCGGTGCACATGCAGAACAATCTGGAACACAATCAGGAGAAATTATATCTGATTATTTCAAAGCACATCCAGAAGCAGATAAAAATAAAGATGGAGTAGTACAATATGTAATGCTTCAAGGTGAACCAGGACATCAAGATGCAACTCTTCGTACAGAATATTCTATAAAAGCTATAGAAGCTGCTGGACTTAAAACACAAAAACTTGCAGCAGATACAGCAATGTGGGACAAAGCAAAAGCAACTGACCTTATGAAAGCATTTATTACAGGTCAAGGACTTGATAAAATAGAAGCTGTTCTTTGTAACAATGATGATATGGCTCTTGGCGCAGTAGAAGCTCTAAAGGCAGAAGGATATAATAAAGGCGATGCAACTAAATATACTCCAGTAGTTGGAGTTGATGCAACAGCACCAGCGCTTCAAGCTATGAAAGAAGGATCACTTCTTGGAACAGTTCTAAATGATGCAGCTAACCAAGGTAAGGCTACAGTAAATATTGCTCAAGCAGCAGCTGAAGGTAAAGATATTACAGAAGCAAATATTGGTTACCCAGTAACAGATTCAAAATATGTATGGATAAATTATGTAAAGGTTACTCAAGACAATTATAAAGATTATCTTAAGTAAGATATAATTAAATTTATAAATAAAAAAATAAGCAGGGATGTGAAATTTTATAAGTTCCCATCCCTGAATTATTGTTTAACAGAAGGAGGATGTATGTATGAGTGAATATGTACTGGAGATGAATCATATAACTAAAGTATTTCCGGGTGTAAAAGCTCTAGATGATGTATCCTTAAAGGTTCGTAAGGGCAGCGTACATGCACTAATGGGTGAAAATGGTGCGGGTAAATCAACCTTGATGAAATGTCTTTTCGGAATATATCATGAAGATGGCGGAGAAATAATATTAGATGGAAATAAAATGGAAATAAATACTTCAAAGCAAGCATTAGATTTAGGTGTATCAATGATACATCAAGAATTACATCCAATTCGTTTCAGACCAGTCATGGAAAATATCTGGCTTGGGAGATTTCCAATGAAAGGAATTGCTGTAGATAAAAAAACTATGATTCGTAAAACAAAGGAATTATTTGAGCAAATTGGATTAGATATTAATCCAGAAGCATTAGCTGGAACACTTTCACCATCTAATCTTCAATTGGTTGAAATGGCAAAAGCAGTTAGCTATAATTCGAAAATTATCATTATGGATGAACCTACTTCATCATTAACAGAAACTGAAGCCGAACATTTATTTAAGATAATAAGGCAACTTCAAGACAAGGGGTGTGCAATTATATATATATCTCATAAAATGGAAGAAATATTAAGAATATCAGATGAAGTAACTATAATGAGAGATGGTCAATATGTAGGAACATGGCCAGCTAAAGAGTTAACAACAGATTTAATTATAAATCGTATGGTAGGTCGTGATATGACTAATAGATTTCCACCAAGAACATATGAACCAAGTAAAGATGTTGTATTAAAGGTAGAAAAACTATGTTCTCCACTTCCAAAATCATTTCAGAATGTAAGTTTTAATTTGCATAAAGGAGAAATACTCGGAATAGGTGGTCTTGTTGGTGCACAGCGTACAGAACTAGTAGAGGCTTTGTTTGGACTTCGCGGGATAGAATCTGGAACCATAGAAAAGGATGGTAAGGTTATTAAAATAAGATCTTCAAAAGATGCTAAAATGCAAGGACTTGCTCTTTTGACAGAAGAGAGACGTGCTAGTGGAATATTCGGTATTCTTTCAGTATTAGATAACACAGTAATTGCTAGTCAAAAGGAATATTCTAAATTTGGTGTACTACAAGATGCAAAACGTTATAAAGCTGCTATAAAGTCTAATGATGAATTAAAGACTAAGACTCCAAATATGGAACAGTTGATTCAAAACCTTTCAGGTGGTAACCAACAAAAAGTTTTAATTGCACGTTGGCTTCTTACAAATCCAGATATCCTCATATTGGATGAACCAACAAGAGGAATTGATGTAGGAGCTAAATATGAAATTTATTCAATTATGCATGAATTGGTTAAAAGGGGAAAATCAATTATTATGATTTCTTCTGAAATGCCAGAATTACTTGGAATGTCAGATAGAATTATGGTTATGTGCGAAGGTAAAGTTACTGGAATTTTAGAGCAAAGTGAAGCAGATCAAGTAAAGATTATGCATTATGCGACACAATTTATGAAATAGAATAAATTTTTATTACAAATGATTATTATAAGAATAAAGAAATGAGGTATAAGTATGCAAGAAGCTAAGTTAATTTCACGTAAAGATTATGCAAAAGCATTTTTAGGTATTGGTGCTTTTCTTATTATTTTAGGAATTGTTTTTAAATTAATTTTAGACCCTAGTGTGTTTTTTGATCTATACATGTATATAGAAGCAATTGGAATAGGAGCTGTTGTTTATGGAACAAAGCAGCTTGTTGATAAAAGTAATAAAAATGTAGGTATTTCTTTTTCCTCAAAGCATGTAAAAAACTTTTTAACTAATAATGCAATTATTTTAGCAATGTTATTATTAATTGTTGTAATTATGATAATTGAGCCACGTTTTATGCAATATCAAGTATTTTTAGATATTTTAACACAATCATCAACTAGAATGATTGTTGCACTTGGTATTTGTTTTACATTGTTAATTGCAGGTACTGATTTATCAGCTGGACGTATGGTTGGACTTGCAGCGGTCATATCAACTTCTATGTTGCAAAATTCAGACTATGCAAATCGCTTTTTCCCTAATTTGCCTGAGCTTGCAATTATCATTCCTATATTGATATCAATTGCTGCATGTATGGTGTTTGGTGTATTTAATGGCTTTTTAGTGGCTAAATATGATATGCATCCATTTATTGCTACATTAGCATCACAAGTTATGGTATATGGTGTATGTTCTTTATACTTTGATTTACCTCCCAATAAATCACAACCTATTGGAGGTATTCGTCCAGACTTTATAGCTCTTGGTCAAACAAAAATATTACAAGTAGGAAGTTTCCCTGGAATATCAATTCTAGTTCCAATTGCACTTCTATTTGTTATCTTAGTTTGGTTCATTTTAAATAAAACTATATTTGGTAAG
The DNA window shown above is from Clostridium beijerinckii and carries:
- the hydG gene encoding [FeFe] hydrogenase H-cluster radical SAM maturase HydG → MYNVKSKVATEFIDDEEILESLKFAKKNKNNRELINEILEKAKECKGLSHREAIVLLECELEDENEKMYKLAQEIKQRFYGNRIVMFAPLYLSNYCVNGCTYCPYHHKNKHITRKKLTQEEIKREVIALQDLGHKRLALETGEDPINSPLEYVLESIKTIYSIKHKNGAIRRVNVNIAATTVENYRKLNEAGIGTYILFQETYNKKIYEELHPTGPKHDYAYHTEAMDRAMEGGIDDVGIGVLFGLNMYRYDFIGLLMHAEHLEAAKGVGPHTISVPRIRSADDIDPENFSNGISDDIFAKIVAVLRISVPYTGILISTRESQESREKVLQLGASQISGASSTSVGGYAEKEKKEENSAQFDISDDRTLDEIVNWLLELGYIPSFCTACYREGRTGDRFMSLVKSGQIANCCQPNALMTLKEYLEDYASEDTKRKGEEVIKNEIPRISNEKVRKIAEENLSKLNEGKRDFRF
- a CDS encoding methyl-accepting chemotaxis protein → MNILKKVKSKLIVAFLIVSILIGVVGTIGVVSLKNVNNKATEMYTVSLQHVNQILSIKANVLQIKSDILIIIYEKDKYKVEESKKSINSAINENDKYLSDYENSQMTKEEGIVWAEFNESMKRYKDIRDKVMEYVSSNNLDEAQKKYLEMVPVQTNMIYNVSKVIDMNLLQAKLAKENITYTYSNANITIVILTFTGFIIAIILGLIMSNNVNKPLKKIKTFAERLALYDFSNPIIINRKDEFGQTSVALNKAQENVNYLVKQIIEQSQDISASSEELSATAEELSSKVVCVDQAVNNIAAGMQESSATSEEISASVQEVDSSINELSEKAMEGSNNAIESKERASGVQNNSRQAIDETLKLYDEKKKNMLQVIENGKVVDNIKIMADTIGSIAEQTNLLALNAAIEAARAGEQGKGFAVVADEVRNLSEQSSQAVIGIKDTIITVQEAFKNSIDTGKDILKFINTDVNKQLNAYAETGKQYYNDSDFVSKMSEEIASMSEEITATVSQVNKAIQTMAYTSQKSTEQAEEIKDSMNETTKAIEQVSLTAQSQSELAQKLNEIVQRFKI
- a CDS encoding galactose/methyl galactoside ABC transporter permease MglC codes for the protein MQEAKLISRKDYAKAFLGIGAFLIILGIVFKLILDPSVFFDLYMYIEAIGIGAVVYGTKQLVDKSNKNVGISFSSKHVKNFLTNNAIILAMLLLIVVIMIIEPRFMQYQVFLDILTQSSTRMIVALGICFTLLIAGTDLSAGRMVGLAAVISTSMLQNSDYANRFFPNLPELAIIIPILISIAACMVFGVFNGFLVAKYDMHPFIATLASQVMVYGVCSLYFDLPPNKSQPIGGIRPDFIALGQTKILQVGSFPGISILVPIALLFVILVWFILNKTIFGKNVYAIGGNREAAVVSGVNVFVTILGIFIFASVLYGVAGVLEAARTAGATNNYGNGYEFDAIAACVVGGVSLNGGVGKVGGIVVGVLIFTVIQYGLQFIAVSPMWQQVIKGIIIAVAVAIDMGKYRRK
- a CDS encoding galactose/glucose ABC transporter substrate-binding protein MglB; protein product: MKRFKNLLTIVMAATMIAATMVGCGASKTAQPDTAKKAETKNVLIGSAIYKFDDTFMTGVRTAMEGQAKEKGSTLELVDSQNKQPTQNEQVDTFITKGVNALAVNPVDRTAAGPLIAKAKEKSIPIVFLNREPEKADMDGYDKVWYVGAHAEQSGTQSGEIISDYFKAHPEADKNKDGVVQYVMLQGEPGHQDATLRTEYSIKAIEAAGLKTQKLAADTAMWDKAKATDLMKAFITGQGLDKIEAVLCNNDDMALGAVEALKAEGYNKGDATKYTPVVGVDATAPALQAMKEGSLLGTVLNDAANQGKATVNIAQAAAEGKDITEANIGYPVTDSKYVWINYVKVTQDNYKDYLK
- a CDS encoding sugar ABC transporter ATP-binding protein, yielding MSEYVLEMNHITKVFPGVKALDDVSLKVRKGSVHALMGENGAGKSTLMKCLFGIYHEDGGEIILDGNKMEINTSKQALDLGVSMIHQELHPIRFRPVMENIWLGRFPMKGIAVDKKTMIRKTKELFEQIGLDINPEALAGTLSPSNLQLVEMAKAVSYNSKIIIMDEPTSSLTETEAEHLFKIIRQLQDKGCAIIYISHKMEEILRISDEVTIMRDGQYVGTWPAKELTTDLIINRMVGRDMTNRFPPRTYEPSKDVVLKVEKLCSPLPKSFQNVSFNLHKGEILGIGGLVGAQRTELVEALFGLRGIESGTIEKDGKVIKIRSSKDAKMQGLALLTEERRASGIFGILSVLDNTVIASQKEYSKFGVLQDAKRYKAAIKSNDELKTKTPNMEQLIQNLSGGNQQKVLIARWLLTNPDILILDEPTRGIDVGAKYEIYSIMHELVKRGKSIIMISSEMPELLGMSDRIMVMCEGKVTGILEQSEADQVKIMHYATQFMK